In one window of Comamonas testosteroni DNA:
- the cobA gene encoding uroporphyrinogen-III C-methyltransferase has protein sequence MTAISHNPNHRGSCTLVGAGPGDPELLTIKAAKAIASASVLFVDDLVSDGVMSHASPSARVVYVGKRGGCKSTPQAFIEKLMIAAVQDGERVVRLKGGDPFIFGRGGEEVEHLREAGIEVDVINGITSGLAGLTSLGAPLTHRDRAHGVLFMTGHAKPGDSGPDWRQIAATAHAAKLTLVIYMGVSSVERISDELLSSLPGSTPVAVIQHASLPQQRHALTFLKDLPQSIADHQLGSPSIIIVGDVVQGIAAWQSQPQDLPQSAVA, from the coding sequence ATGACTGCCATCTCTCACAACCCCAATCACCGCGGCTCATGCACCCTGGTGGGTGCCGGCCCTGGCGACCCCGAGCTGCTGACCATCAAGGCCGCCAAGGCCATTGCCTCGGCCAGCGTGTTGTTTGTCGACGATCTGGTCAGCGATGGCGTGATGAGCCATGCCTCGCCCAGCGCCCGCGTGGTCTATGTGGGCAAGCGCGGCGGCTGCAAGAGCACCCCCCAGGCCTTTATCGAAAAGCTCATGATTGCCGCCGTGCAGGACGGCGAACGCGTGGTGCGCCTCAAGGGCGGAGACCCCTTCATCTTTGGCCGTGGCGGCGAAGAGGTCGAACATCTGCGTGAGGCCGGCATCGAGGTGGATGTCATCAACGGCATCACCTCCGGTCTCGCGGGCCTGACCAGCCTGGGCGCCCCGCTGACCCACCGCGACCGCGCGCATGGCGTGCTTTTCATGACCGGCCATGCCAAGCCCGGCGACAGCGGCCCCGACTGGCGCCAGATCGCCGCCACGGCCCATGCCGCCAAGCTGACGCTGGTGATCTATATGGGAGTGAGCAGCGTCGAGCGCATCAGCGACGAGCTGCTCAGCAGCCTGCCCGGCAGCACGCCCGTGGCCGTGATCCAGCATGCCAGCCTGCCGCAGCAGCGTCATGCGCTGACTTTCCTGAAGGATTTGCCGCAGAGCATTGCCGATCATCAGCTGGGCAGCCCCAGCATCATCATCGTCGGCGATGTGGTCCAGGGCATTGCCGCCTGGCAGAGCCAGCCCCAAGACTTGCCGCAATCAGCAGTGGCCTGA
- a CDS encoding acyl-CoA thioesterase, which produces MTTPSHQLSMTVLMSPDMANFSGNVHGGAILKLLDQVAYACASRYAGRYVVTLSVDQVMFLQPIHVGELVTFLASVNHTGKSSMEIGIKVIAEEIRSQVVRHVNSCFFTMVAVDDDKKPAPVPPLQLETDEEKRRWGAAIIRKELRKELAERFAETRTP; this is translated from the coding sequence ATGACTACACCATCCCACCAGCTGAGCATGACCGTGCTCATGTCGCCTGACATGGCCAACTTCTCCGGCAATGTGCACGGCGGCGCCATCTTGAAACTGCTGGATCAGGTCGCCTATGCCTGCGCCAGCCGCTATGCGGGCCGCTATGTCGTGACGCTGAGCGTGGATCAGGTGATGTTTCTGCAGCCCATTCATGTGGGCGAGCTGGTGACTTTTCTGGCCAGCGTGAACCACACCGGCAAGTCTTCCATGGAAATCGGCATCAAGGTGATTGCCGAGGAGATTCGCAGCCAGGTGGTGCGCCACGTGAACAGTTGCTTCTTCACCATGGTGGCCGTGGACGATGACAAAAAGCCTGCCCCCGTGCCCCCGCTGCAGCTCGAAACCGACGAGGAAAAGCGCCGCTGGGGCGCTGCCATCATCCGCAAGGAACTGCGCAAGGAGCTGGCCGAGCGCTTTGCCGAGACCCGTACTCCCTGA
- a CDS encoding NAD(P)/FAD-dependent oxidoreductase, protein MSSTPQVPFQIFDAIIIGAGAAGLFCAAQAGQQGLRVLLIDHAPKVAEKIRISGGGRCNFTNRDLDVRAPQKHFVGQNPQFCRSALSRFTPADFITLMDRHGIAHHEKHKGQLFADHSAEDIIAMLLAECAAGGVQRWQPCQVKKVVFSQSSQGTESDCSYQIETDRGMVQAANLVIATGGLSIPKIGATDFGYRLAQQFDLPLIERTPGLVPMTFDGEGWQPYAGLAGLALPVEISTGSKKERMSFHEDLLFTHRGLSGPAVLQISSYWKPGTPLQINLLPGVDLAEVLAQAKLHSRKLVANELAAHLPARLADAWVGRMPELQRPINEASDKALARLAEQLSRWEITPTGTEGYKKAEVTLGGVDTKVLSQQTMECKSRPGLYFIGEVVDITGWLGGYNFQWAWASAAACAQAMAEKQSVPA, encoded by the coding sequence GTGTCCTCCACCCCACAGGTCCCCTTCCAGATTTTTGACGCCATCATCATCGGCGCCGGTGCCGCCGGCCTGTTCTGCGCGGCCCAGGCCGGCCAGCAGGGCCTGAGAGTGCTGCTGATCGATCATGCGCCCAAGGTGGCCGAGAAGATCCGCATCTCGGGCGGCGGGCGCTGCAACTTCACCAACCGAGATCTGGACGTGCGTGCGCCGCAAAAGCATTTTGTGGGGCAAAACCCTCAGTTCTGCCGCTCGGCCCTCTCGCGCTTCACGCCTGCCGACTTCATCACGCTGATGGACAGGCATGGCATTGCCCACCATGAAAAGCACAAGGGCCAGTTGTTTGCCGACCATTCGGCCGAGGACATCATCGCCATGCTGCTGGCCGAGTGCGCGGCAGGCGGCGTGCAGCGCTGGCAGCCTTGCCAGGTCAAGAAAGTCGTGTTTTCGCAGTCAAGCCAAGGCACAGAAAGCGATTGCAGCTATCAGATTGAAACCGATCGCGGCATGGTGCAGGCCGCCAATCTGGTCATTGCCACCGGCGGTCTGAGCATTCCCAAGATAGGCGCCACCGACTTCGGCTACCGGCTGGCCCAGCAGTTCGATCTGCCGCTGATCGAGCGCACGCCCGGCCTGGTGCCCATGACCTTCGACGGCGAAGGCTGGCAGCCCTACGCAGGCCTGGCCGGTCTGGCCCTGCCCGTGGAAATCAGCACCGGCAGCAAAAAGGAGCGCATGAGCTTTCACGAGGATTTGCTGTTCACCCATCGCGGCCTCTCGGGTCCTGCGGTGCTGCAGATCTCCAGCTACTGGAAGCCCGGCACCCCGCTGCAGATCAATCTGCTGCCTGGCGTGGATCTGGCCGAGGTGCTGGCCCAGGCCAAGCTCCACTCGCGCAAGCTGGTGGCCAACGAGCTGGCCGCCCACCTGCCCGCACGCCTGGCCGATGCCTGGGTCGGCCGCATGCCCGAGCTGCAGCGCCCCATCAACGAGGCCAGCGACAAGGCCCTGGCCAGACTGGCCGAACAGCTGTCGCGCTGGGAGATCACGCCCACGGGCACTGAAGGCTATAAAAAGGCCGAAGTCACGCTCGGCGGCGTGGACACCAAGGTGCTGTCCCAGCAAACCATGGAGTGCAAGAGCCGCCCGGGCCTGTACTTTATCGGCGAGGTGGTGGACATCACCGGCTGGCTGGGGGGCTACAACTTCCAGTGGGCCTGGGCCAGCGCCGCCGCCTGCGCCCAGGCCATGGCGGAAAAACAGTCAGTCCCAGCTTGA